In Bythopirellula goksoeyrii, a single window of DNA contains:
- a CDS encoding Nramp family divalent metal transporter, which translates to MPPRDPYVLDPASIQEPPTRFLDQLKYCGPGFVLSASIVGSGELIATTTLGAKAGFTALWVILVSCLVKVVLQLEFGRHTIHHGETALVAINKLPGWRIGRVHWTIWFWLALLPIKILQVGGIVGGLAILLNLIMPTFSIPAWCAVVAITVAALVFSERYKLIEMMSLSMTCVFTILTLVSVAALQWTDYGLNGNEILDGLRGQVPPGALLFVFAAFGLTGVGGDEIMQYTYWLLEKGYASRVGSYQRGDADWLRRAKGWTRVMVFDALLSMLAYTTVTAAFYILGAAVLHARDEIPAGNEMVATLANMYTESLGPWARDVFLAGAFFVLFSTTFSALAAWTRIYSDTFSQFGWIDFTKQVSRVRTIKILAWVFPTLWTITFLWIEQPVLMVMLGGLATAAILLIVVVAAFDFRYRRSLPELNPGILYDVVFWISTVSIVSLACYGIWTAVASWLAETV; encoded by the coding sequence TTGCCCCCACGCGATCCCTACGTTCTCGATCCGGCATCTATTCAGGAGCCTCCCACAAGGTTTCTTGATCAATTGAAATATTGCGGCCCCGGATTTGTGCTCTCAGCGTCGATCGTTGGGTCGGGGGAATTGATCGCCACAACCACGCTTGGTGCTAAGGCGGGATTCACTGCCTTGTGGGTCATCCTCGTGAGCTGTCTCGTGAAGGTCGTGCTGCAACTGGAGTTTGGCCGACACACGATCCATCATGGCGAGACGGCTCTCGTGGCGATCAATAAGCTTCCCGGCTGGCGAATCGGCCGTGTGCATTGGACGATCTGGTTTTGGTTGGCTTTATTACCAATCAAGATTCTACAAGTCGGCGGGATCGTGGGGGGGCTTGCGATTCTCTTAAATCTCATCATGCCGACGTTCTCGATACCTGCATGGTGTGCTGTCGTAGCAATCACAGTCGCGGCATTGGTGTTCAGCGAACGATACAAGCTGATTGAGATGATGTCGCTGAGCATGACCTGTGTCTTTACGATTCTAACACTCGTATCAGTTGCCGCTCTTCAATGGACGGATTACGGACTCAATGGGAATGAGATTCTCGATGGGTTGCGAGGCCAAGTGCCGCCTGGAGCATTGCTCTTCGTGTTCGCCGCGTTTGGGCTTACTGGTGTCGGTGGCGATGAGATTATGCAGTATACCTATTGGTTGCTCGAAAAGGGTTATGCCTCGCGAGTTGGGTCCTATCAGCGCGGAGATGCCGACTGGTTGCGCCGGGCAAAAGGTTGGACTCGTGTGATGGTATTCGATGCCCTTCTGTCGATGCTCGCCTACACCACTGTTACGGCGGCTTTCTACATATTAGGTGCTGCCGTACTACACGCACGAGATGAAATCCCAGCCGGAAATGAGATGGTAGCCACTCTCGCCAACATGTACACCGAGTCACTCGGACCCTGGGCACGAGATGTCTTTCTAGCAGGTGCCTTCTTCGTACTCTTTTCGACGACCTTCTCCGCCCTAGCTGCTTGGACACGCATCTACAGCGACACATTTAGTCAGTTCGGCTGGATCGATTTCACGAAGCAAGTTTCTCGAGTGCGGACGATTAAGATACTCGCTTGGGTGTTTCCCACGTTGTGGACGATCACGTTCCTGTGGATCGAGCAACCGGTGTTGATGGTCATGTTAGGGGGTCTAGCTACGGCGGCGATTTTGTTGATTGTCGTCGTCGCAGCCTTCGACTTCCGTTATCGTCGGTCGCTGCCTGAGCTCAATCCTGGAATCTTGTACGACGTTGTGTTCTGGATCAGCACGGTTTCAATTGTTTCTCTAGCGTGTTATGGCATCTGGACGGCCGTTGCTTCCTGGCTTGCTGAAACAGTTTAG
- the acnA gene encoding aconitate hydratase AcnA, with the protein MAAPTLQIDPFAARDTFETGNGLAGIYRLAKLEELGLTKVAELPYSIRVLLESCLRNCDGYTVSEDDVKKLAAWTKSRGVLAPGDSGVEVPFKPARVVLQDFTGVPCVVDLAAMRSAMERLGGDPEKINPLVPVDLVIDHSVQVDYYASDTALDLNIELEFSRNRERYEFLRWGQEAFDNFRVVPPGTGIVHQVNLEYLAKCVFLLDDHAGKVAVPDSLVGTDSHTTMIDGLGVVGWGVGGIEAEGVMLGQPIYMLMPEVVGMQLTGRLPAGATATDLVLTVTEQLRKEKVVGKFVEFFGEGVSTMSLADRATIANMSPEYGATMGFFPIDEETLRYLRRTGRTEAEVELVESYTKAQGLFRTDDAPIPTFTKTVKLDLSTVVPSLAGPKRPQDRIPLTAMKSTWHRDLEEVYGKRPNNGSPQGRWEGEGGQPAEAAATAEVEEAVAIADPGFDGIEVENNGEKFPIQHGSVVIAAITSCTNTSNPSVMVAAGLVAKKAVEKGLTVPPHVKTSLAPGSRVVTDYFAKSGLDKYLDQIGFNTVGYGCTTCIGNSGPLPEPIANAVGEYDLVVSGVLSGNRNFEGRINPHVKANYLASPPLVVAYGLAGTTDIDLTKDAIGTGKDGKPVMLADIWPTHDEVQSAVESSVLPEMFQAQYDNVWAKNPKWNEIEVTGGELYEWDPESTYIQEPPFLEDLKPEVDPIKSIKGARCLALLGDSVTTDHISPAGAIAKDSPAGKFLQANGVEPRDFNSYGSRRGNDRVMTRGTFANIRIRNQLAPGTEGGVTRHLPDGEVMSIYDAAMKYRDEDIPLVVLAGSEYGTGSSRDWAAKGAFLLGVKAVLAASYERIHRSNLVMMGVLPLEFPGGQTWERLGLTGEETFDFPELGDNLKPRQQLKVIARRADADPIEFTATVRIDTPVELDYYRNGGILQTVLRKLMKG; encoded by the coding sequence ATGGCCGCTCCCACCTTACAAATTGATCCCTTTGCAGCCCGAGACACGTTTGAGACTGGGAACGGCCTAGCCGGAATCTATCGGCTCGCCAAACTCGAAGAGCTGGGTCTAACCAAAGTAGCGGAACTACCCTACTCGATCCGCGTGCTACTGGAATCGTGTCTTCGAAACTGTGATGGCTACACGGTCTCCGAAGATGACGTCAAGAAGCTTGCGGCCTGGACAAAGAGCCGGGGCGTCCTCGCCCCCGGTGATTCTGGCGTCGAAGTTCCTTTCAAGCCCGCCCGAGTGGTCCTCCAGGATTTCACGGGCGTCCCCTGCGTCGTCGACCTCGCTGCCATGCGATCCGCCATGGAGCGACTCGGAGGTGATCCGGAGAAGATTAATCCCCTGGTCCCCGTCGATCTGGTGATCGACCACTCGGTGCAGGTGGACTACTATGCATCCGATACGGCGCTTGATTTGAACATCGAACTGGAATTCTCGCGAAACCGAGAACGCTACGAATTCTTGCGCTGGGGCCAGGAGGCATTTGACAATTTTCGGGTCGTACCCCCGGGTACTGGAATCGTCCATCAGGTAAATCTCGAATATCTTGCCAAATGTGTGTTCCTCTTGGACGATCACGCCGGTAAAGTGGCCGTCCCTGATTCGCTTGTCGGAACCGATAGCCACACCACCATGATCGATGGCCTCGGTGTTGTCGGTTGGGGCGTGGGAGGAATCGAAGCAGAGGGGGTTATGCTAGGCCAGCCGATCTACATGCTTATGCCTGAAGTCGTCGGCATGCAGCTCACCGGCAGGCTCCCCGCCGGGGCCACAGCAACTGATCTCGTGCTAACCGTCACCGAACAGTTGCGTAAAGAAAAAGTCGTCGGCAAGTTCGTCGAGTTCTTTGGCGAAGGTGTCTCGACAATGTCGCTAGCCGATCGGGCCACGATTGCCAACATGTCACCCGAATACGGGGCCACAATGGGTTTCTTTCCTATCGATGAAGAGACACTTCGGTACTTGCGCCGCACGGGCCGCACCGAGGCAGAGGTAGAGCTCGTCGAGAGCTATACCAAAGCTCAGGGCCTGTTTCGTACTGACGACGCACCCATCCCGACCTTTACCAAAACCGTCAAGCTCGATCTCTCAACCGTCGTACCAAGCTTGGCAGGCCCCAAGCGACCTCAAGATCGAATCCCCTTAACGGCAATGAAGTCCACCTGGCATCGCGATCTGGAAGAAGTCTATGGTAAACGCCCCAACAATGGGAGTCCGCAAGGTCGGTGGGAAGGGGAGGGGGGACAGCCAGCAGAAGCCGCTGCAACTGCTGAGGTAGAAGAAGCAGTCGCGATAGCTGATCCTGGATTCGATGGCATTGAAGTTGAAAATAACGGCGAGAAATTTCCCATTCAACACGGCAGCGTCGTCATCGCCGCGATCACGAGTTGCACGAACACGTCGAATCCTTCTGTCATGGTCGCCGCCGGACTTGTCGCCAAGAAAGCGGTCGAAAAAGGTCTCACCGTTCCACCCCATGTGAAGACAAGTCTCGCTCCAGGCTCACGAGTGGTGACTGACTACTTCGCCAAGTCAGGGCTCGACAAGTATCTCGACCAGATCGGTTTTAACACTGTCGGCTATGGTTGCACGACCTGTATCGGCAACAGCGGCCCACTCCCCGAACCAATCGCCAATGCCGTGGGCGAATACGATCTCGTGGTTTCTGGCGTACTCTCAGGTAATCGGAATTTCGAAGGCCGCATCAATCCGCATGTGAAGGCCAACTATCTGGCGAGCCCACCACTAGTTGTTGCATACGGTCTTGCAGGCACAACTGACATCGATCTTACTAAGGACGCCATCGGGACTGGTAAGGATGGCAAACCAGTCATGCTCGCCGACATTTGGCCAACTCATGATGAGGTCCAGTCGGCGGTGGAGAGCAGTGTGTTGCCAGAAATGTTCCAGGCCCAGTACGACAATGTTTGGGCAAAGAATCCCAAGTGGAATGAGATCGAAGTCACAGGAGGCGAGCTGTACGAATGGGACCCAGAAAGCACATACATACAGGAACCACCTTTTCTTGAGGATCTCAAACCAGAGGTGGATCCGATCAAATCAATCAAGGGAGCCCGTTGTCTAGCCTTACTTGGCGACTCGGTCACTACCGATCACATTTCACCCGCTGGTGCGATTGCCAAAGATAGCCCAGCTGGCAAGTTTTTGCAGGCCAATGGTGTCGAGCCGCGCGACTTCAACAGCTATGGTTCTCGCCGTGGCAACGATCGCGTTATGACCCGTGGCACGTTTGCCAATATCCGCATCCGCAACCAGCTCGCTCCTGGCACCGAAGGAGGAGTCACTCGCCATCTTCCCGATGGTGAAGTGATGAGTATCTACGATGCCGCGATGAAATACCGCGACGAAGACATTCCCCTGGTGGTACTTGCTGGCAGCGAATATGGCACCGGATCCAGCCGCGATTGGGCAGCGAAAGGGGCATTTTTGCTCGGTGTGAAAGCCGTGCTGGCGGCCAGCTACGAACGCATCCACCGTAGCAATCTCGTGATGATGGGCGTCTTGCCTCTGGAATTCCCCGGTGGACAAACCTGGGAGCGCTTAGGTCTCACCGGTGAAGAGACGTTCGATTTTCCTGAACTAGGCGATAACCTCAAACCCCGTCAGCAACTCAAAGTCATCGCCCGCCGAGCCGACGCCGACCCCATCGAATTCACCGCCACGGTCCGCATCGACACCCCCGTCGAACTCGACTACTACCGCAATGGTGGCATCCTGCAGACTGTGCTGCGGAAATTGATGAAGGGGTAG